In the genome of Sphaeramia orbicularis chromosome 13, fSphaOr1.1, whole genome shotgun sequence, one region contains:
- the LOC115431120 gene encoding extracellular calcium-sensing receptor-like, translated as MKQIGLEGVQASVCSRWDAQSNKGLSLDGDVIIGGLFNVYHLPSFTEQDFTKKPYYEPCTGLNSVTLKLMYAMAFAVEEINRNNSLLQGVKLGYRMLDSCGRYPWALQSALSLIGGDAHSCNSTASTPQSTSAPLIIGPGFSSAGVILSRILGPLSVPLISYSATCPCLSDRHKFPNFFRTIPSDIYQARAIARLVFHFKWTWIGAVIANDDYGHSALQVFQEEIQGKRICLEFIETVRWETIMDDVKKTAITIQASTARVILIFCWYIGVIPLFLELTEKNVTDRQFLASEAWSTRDALLQNLAISKVASGVVGVAIRSSPIPGFEHYLRSLNPYNHPNDVFVRELWEKEFGGTESLKEVQSVFTDVSQLRWTYNVYLAVYAAAHALHSLLSCPNRDSPTNNSSTCSSAKHIKPRELLQQLNKLNISTPHGEMFYFQGADIPAKFDIVNWQKTPEGSLKLVLVGYVDEFNVHLNESVIQWNTGSSEVPVSVCSKSCPPGTRMANRKGEPVCCFDCIPCGEGEISNITGSLHCKSCPSEFWSNTERTVCIRRQMDFLSFNETLGITLTTVAVSGVIVTTAVFVVFLYYRQTPMVRANNSELSFLLLLSLKLCFLCSLVFIGRPSVWSCRFQQAAFGISFVLCVSCLLVKTMVVLAAFRSARPGAAALMKWFGPGLQRGSVCLFTSVQIIICIIWLSLSPPVPQPDLDVPGLKVSLKCAMASVVGFSLVLGYIGLLACTCLLLAFLARKLPDNFNEAKLITFSMLIFCAVWVAFVPAYVSSPGKYVVAVEIFAILASSYGLLFCIFAPKCFIILLRPEKNTKKHLMGR; from the exons tttgaactcagtgACATTAAAGTTAATGTATGCTATGGCATTCGCGGTGGAGGAGATAAATCGTAACAACAGTCTGCTACAAGGAGTGAAGCTGGGTTACCGTATGCTAGATAGCTGTGGCCGATACCCTTGGGCTCTGCAGTCAGCTCTGTCACTTATTGGAGGAGACGCACACAGCTGCAACTCAACAGCCTCAACTCCTCAGTCTACA TCTGCTCCTTTGATCATTGGTCCTGGATTCTCTTCAGCGGGGGTTATATTATCCAGGATACTGGGGCCTCTCTCTGTACCACTT ATAAGTTATTCAGCAACTTGTCCTTGTCTCAGTGACAGGCACAAGTTTCCAAATTTTTTCAGAACCATCCCGAGTGATATTTACCAAGCTCGAGCGATTGCACGGCTGGTTTTCCACTTCAAATGGACTTGGATTGGAGCAGTGATAGCAAATGATGATTATGGTCATTCTGCATTACAG GTGTTCCAGGAGGAGATTCAGGGAAAAAGGATCTGTTTAGAATTTATTGAAACAGTCAGATGGGAAACAATAATGGATGATGTCAAAAAAACAGCAATTACAATTCAAGCTTCAACTGCCAGGGTGATTCTGATTTTTTGCTGGTATATTGGGGTAATTCCACTATTTCTTGAACTGACTGAGAAAAAT GTGACTGACAGACAGTTTCTGGCCAGTGAGGCCTGGAGCACCAGAGATGCACTTCTCCAAAATCTTGCCATATCCAAAGTAGCAAGTGGTGTTGTTGGTGTGGCCATTCGAAGTTCACCAATCCCTGGATTTGAACATTATCTTAGAAGTTTAAACCCATATAATCATCCAAATGATGTGTTTGTAAGAGAATTGTGGGAGAAAGAGTTTG GTGGGACAGAGTCCCTGAAGGAGGTGCAGAGTGTCTTTACTGACGTGTCTCAGTTGAGGTGGACATATAATGTGTATCTTGCTGTTTATGCAGCAGCTCACGCCCTTCACAGCCTTCTCTCCTGCCCAAACAGAGACAGTCCTACAAACAACAGCTCCACCTGCTCCTCTGCaaaacacatcaaacccagaGAG CTTCTGCAGCAATTAAACAAACTGAATATTTCCACACCACATGGAGAAATGTTTTATTTCCAAGGAGCTGATATTCCTGCAAAGTTTGACATTGTCAACTGGCAGAAAACCCCTGAGGGTTCACTTAAACTGGTGTTGGTTGGTTATGTGGATGAGTTTAATGTCCACCTAAATGAGTCAGTTATCCAGTGGAACACAGGATCCAGTGAG GTTCCTGTCTCAGTATGCAGTAAGAGCTGTCCCCCAGGTACCCGAATGGCCAACAGGAAAGGAGAACCTGTTTGCTGCTTTGACTGTATTCCATGTGGAGAAGGAGAAATTAGTAATATAACAG GTTCCCTCCACTGCAAAAGTTGTCCATCTGAGTTTTGGTCCAATACTGAGCGAACTGTCTGTATACGACGCCAGATGGACTTTCTTTCCTTTAATGAAACACTGGGCATTACTCTGACTACAGTCGCTGTGTCTGGTGTCATAGTGACAACAGCTGTGTTTGTGGTTTTCCTTTACTACCGTCAAACACCTATG GTTCGAGCCAACAACTCAGAGCTGagtttccttcttcttctgtcgCTGAAGCTCTGCTTCCTGTGTTCTCTGGTGTTCATTGGTCGTCCATCAGTCTGGTCTTGTCGGTTCCAGCAGGCAGCCTTTGGGATCAGCTTTGTACTCTGTGTTTCCTGTCTTCTGGTGAAGACCATGGTGGTTTTGGCAGCTTTCCGCTCAGCTCGTCCCGGTGCTGCAGCTTTGATGAAGTGGTTTGGTCCAGGTCTACAGAGAGGAAGTGTCTGCCTGTTCACCAGTGTACAG ATCATCATCTGCATTATATGGTTGTCTCTCAGCCCCCCTGTGCCTCAACCTGATTTGGATGTCCCAGGGTTAAAGGTCAGTCTGAAGTGTGCCATGGCCTCTGTGGTGGGCTTCTCTCTGGTTCTGGGCTACATCGGTCTGCTGGCCTGCACCTGCCTCCTCTTGGCTTTTCTTGCCAGGAAACTCCCTGACAACTTCAATGAGGCCAAACTGATCACTTTCAGCATGCTGATATTTTGTGCTGTTTGGGTGGCCTTTGTCCCTGCTTATGTTAGCTCTCCTGGGAAATATGTGGTTGCTGTTGAGATTTTTGCGATCCTGGCCTCTAGTTATGGTTTACTGTTCTGCATCTTTGCCCCAAAATGTTTCATTATTCTTTTGAGGCCTGAGAAAAACACCAAGAAACACCTGATGGGTAGATAA
- the LOC115431118 gene encoding extracellular calcium-sensing receptor-like has product MAFAVEEINRNNTLLQGVKLGYRILDSCGQCPWTLQSALSLIGGDAHICNSAVSTPQSAANEQTGNAAGADIPPKYDLVNWQKTPEGSLKLVLVGHVDEFNVHLNESVIQWNTGSNEVPVSVCSKSCPPGTRMANRKGEPVCCFDCIPCGEGEISNVTGSLHCERCPSEFWSNAARTVCIRRQIDFLSFNETLGIALTAVAVSGAMVTAAVLGVFLYYRQTPMISYSATCPCLSDRHKFPNFFRTVPSDIYQARAIARLVLHFKWTWIGAVIANDDYGHSALQVFQEEIQGKRICLEFIHTISSETIINDAKKAASVVKYSTARVILIFCWYIGVIQLLLELAKINVTDRQFLASEDWSTRDELLQNLGLSTVTNGVVGVAVRSSPIPGFENFVRSLKPHHRPDDVLIREYWEEQFGCSPGTTQSHETPPSSNLFKSLENVFLPPCNGTESLEEVQNPFTDMSQLRWTYNVYLAVYAAAHALHSLLSCPNRDSPTNNSSTCSSAKHIKPRELLLHLNKVNISTPHGEMFYFQGADIPPKYDLVNWQKTPEGSLKLVLVGHVDEFNVHLNESVIQWNTGSNEVPVSVCSKSCPPGTRMANRKGEPVCCFDCIPCGEGEISNITGSLHCERCPSEFWSNIERTVCIRRQMDFLSFNETLGITLTTVAVSGAVVTIVVFAIFLYYRRTPMVRANNSELSFLLLLSLKLCFLCSLVFIGRPSVWSCRFQQAAFGISFVLCVSCLLVKTMVVLAAFRSARPGAAALMKWFGPGLQRGSVCLFTSVQIIICIIWLSLSPPVPHRDLGIQGSKVTLKCAMASVVGFSLVLGYIGLLACTCLLLAFLARKLPDSFNEAKLITFSMLIFCAVWVAFVPAYVSSPGKYVVAVEIFAILASSYGLLFCIFAPKCFIILFRPEKNTKKHLMAR; this is encoded by the exons ATGGCATTTGCTGTGGAGGAGATAAATCGTAACAACACCTTGTTACAAGGAGTGAAGCTGGGTTACCGTATACTGGACAGCTGTGGTCAGTGCCCCTGGACTCTGCAGTCAGCTCTGTCACTTATTGGAGGAGACGCACACATCTGTAACTCAGCTGTTTCTACTCCTCAGTCTGCAGCGAATGAACAAACTGGGAATGCAGCTG GAGCTGATATTCCACCAAAGTATGACCTTGTCAACTGGCAGAAAACCCCTGAGGGTTCACTTAAACTTGTGTTGGTTGGTCATGTGGATGAGTTTAATGTCCACCTAAATGAGTCAGTTATCCAGTGGAACACAGGATCCAATGAG GTTCCTGTCTCAGTGTGCAGTAAGAGCTGTCCCCCAGGTACCCGAATGGCCAACAGGAAAGGAGAACCTGTTTGCTGCTTTGACTGTATTCCATGTGGAGAAGGAGAAATTAGTAATGTAACAG GTTCCCTCCACTGTGAACGTTGTCCATCTGAGTTTTGGTCCAATGCTGCCAGAACTGTCTGTATACGTCGTCAGATAGACTTCCTGTCTTTTAATGAAACGCTTGGCATTGCTCTGACTGCTGTAGCTGTGTCTGGTGCCATGGTGACAGCAGCAGTGTTGGGAGTTTTTCTTTACTACCGTCAAACACCTATG ATAAGTTACTCAGCAACTTGTCCTTGTCTCAGTGACAGGCACAAGTTTCCAAATTTTTTCAGAACAGTCCCGAGTGATATTTACCAAGCTCGAGCCATTGCACGACTAGTTTTACACTTCAAATGGACTTGGATTGGAGCAGTGATAGCAAATGATGATTATGGTCATTCTGCATTACAG GTGTTTCAGGAGGAGATTCAAGGAAAACGGATCTGTTTAGAATTCATCCATACAATCAGCTCTGAAACAATAATCAATGATGCCAAAAAAGCAGCATCTGTGGTAAAATATTCAACTGCAAGGGTGATACTGATTTTTTGCTGGTATATAGGGGTAATTCAATTACTTCTCGAACTGGCTAAGATAAAT GTGACTGACAGACAGTTTCTGGCCAGTGAGGACTGGAGCACAAGAGATGAACTTCTCCAAAATCTCGGCCTCTCTACTGTTACAAACGGTGTTGTTGGTGTGGCCGTTCGAAGTTCACCAATACCTGGATTTGAAAATTTTGTCAGAAGTTTAAAACCACATCACCGTCCTGATGATGTGTTGATAAGAGAATACTGGGAAGAACAGTTTGGATGTAGTCCTGGAACAACACAATCCCATGAAACACCTCCATCCTCTAATCTGTTTAA GTCCCTTGAAAATGTTTTCCTTCCACCTTGTAATGGAACAGAGTCTCTGGAGGAGGTGCAGAATCCTTTTACTGACATGTCTCAGCTGAGGTGGACATATAATGTGTATCTTGCTGTTTATGCAGCAGCTCATGCCCTTCACAGCCTTCTCTCCTGCCCAAACAGAGACAGTCCTACAAACAACAGCTCCACCTGCTCCTCTGCaaaacacatcaaacccagaGAG CTTTTGCTACATTTAAACAAAGTGAATATTTCCACACCACATGGAGAAATGTTCTATTTCCAAGGAGCTGATATTCCACCCAAGTATGACCTTGTCAACTGGCAGAAAACTCCTGAAGGTTCACTTAAACTTGTGTTGGTTGGTCATGTGGATGAGTTTAATGTCCATCTAAATGAGTCAgtcattcagtggaacacaggATCCAATGAG GTTCCTGTCTCAGTGTGCAGTAAGAGCTGTCCCCCAGGTACCCGAATGGCCAACAGGAAAGGAGAACCTGTTTGCTGCTTTGACTGTATTCCATGTGGAGAAGGAGAAATTAGTAATATAACAG GTTCCCTCCACTGTGAACGTTGTCCATCTGAATTTTGGTCCAATATTGAGCGAACTGTCTGTATACGACGCCAGATGGATTTTTTGTCCTTTAATGAAACACTGGGCATTACTCTGACTACAGTCGCTGTGTCTGGTGCAGTGGTGACAATAGTTGTATTTGCCATTTTTCTCTACTACCGTCGAACACCTATG GTCCGAGCCAACAACTCAGAGCTGagtttccttcttcttctgtcgCTGAAGCTCTGCTTCCTGTGTTCTCTGGTGTTCATTGGTCGTCCATCAGTCTGGTCTTGTCGGTTCCAGCAGGCAGCCTTTGGGATCAGCTTTGTACTTTGTGTTTCCTGTCTTCTGGTGAAGACCATGGTGGTTCTGGCAGCTTTTCGCTCAGCTCGTCCTGGTGCTGCAGCTTTGATGAAGTGGTTTGGTCCAGGTCTACAGAGAGGAAGTGTCTGCCTGTTCACCAGTGTACAG ATCATCATCTGCATCATATGGTTGTCTCTCAGTCCACCAGTACCTCACCGTGACTTGGGTAtccaagggtcaaaggtcactttgAAGTGTGCCATGGCCTCTGTGGTGGGCTTCTCTCTGGTTCTGGGCTACATCGGTCTGCTGGCCTGCACCTGCCTCCTCTTGGCTTTTCTTGCCAGGAAACTCCCTGACAGCTTCAATGAGGCCAAACTGATCACTTTCAGCATGCTGATATTTTGTGCTGTTTGGGTGGCCTTTGTCCCTGCTTATGTTAGCTCTCCTGGGAAATATGTGGTTGCTGTTGAGATTTTTGCCATCCTGGCCTCTAGTTATGGTTTACTGTTCTGTATCTTTGCCCCAAAATGTTTCATTATTCTATTCAGACCTGAGAAAAATACTAAGAAACACCTGATGGCCCGATAA
- the LOC115431119 gene encoding extracellular calcium-sensing receptor-like encodes MSRQIGLEGVQASVCSRWDAQSNKGLSLDGDVIIGGLFNVYHLPSFTEQDFTKKPYYEPCTGLNLVPFKLMYAMAFAVEEINRNNSLLQGVKLGYRMLDSCGRYPWALQSALSLIGGDAHSCGQSAPLIIGPGLSSTATILSRMLGPLSVPLISYSATCPCLSDRDKFTNFFRTIPSDVYQARAIARLVLHFKWTWIGAVIANDDYGHSALQVFQEEIRGKRICLEFIQTLSWEKLTNDAKKSAITIKTSTARVILIFCWYTGVIQLFLELAKKNVTDRQFLASEAWSTRDDLLKNVALSNLSSGVVGVAIRSSPIPGFGNYIRNLNPYHRPDDVFFREFWEQQFGCSPGASLQKSSLPPCSGTESLEDVQNHFTDMAHLRLTYNIYLAVYAAAHALHSLLSCPNRDSPTNNSSTCSSAKHIKPRELLQHFNKVNISTPHGEMFYFQGADIPPKYDLVNWQKTPEGSLKLMLVGHVDESDIHLNESAIQWSTGSSEVPVSVCSKSCPPGTRMANRKGEPVCCFDCIPCGEGEISNITGSLHCERCPSEFWSNTERTVCIRRQTDFLSFNETLGITLTTVAVSGVIVTTAVFVVFLYYRQTPMVRANNSELSFLLLLSLKLCFLCSLLFIGRPSVWSCRFQQAAFGISFVLSVSCLLVKTMVVLAAFRSARPGAAALMKWFGPGLQRGSVCLFTSVQIIICSIWLSLSPPVPHRDLGIQGSKVTLECAMASVVGFSLVLGYIGLLACTCLLLAFLARKLPDNFNEAKLITFSMLIFCAVWVAFVPAYVSSPGKYVVAVEIFAILASSYGLLFCIFAPKCFIILLRPEKNTKKHLMAR; translated from the exons ATGTCCAG ACAGATAGGACTGGAGGGGGTTCAGGCATCAGTGTGTTCTCGATGGGATGCACAGAGCAACAAGGGCCTCTCTCTGGATGGTGATGTGATAATCGGAGGTCTCTTTAATGTCTATCACTTGCCTTCATTTACAGAGCAGGACTTCACTAAAAAGCCATATTATGAGCCTTGCACTGG TTTGAACTTGGTGCCATTTAAGTTAATGTATGCTATGGCATTTGCGGTGGAGGAGATAAATCGTAACAACAGTCTGCTACAAGGAGTGAAGCTGGGTTACCGTATGCTAGATAGCTGTGGCCGATACCCTTGGGCTCTGCAGTCAGCTCTGTCACTTATTGGAGGAGACGCACACAGCT GTGGCCAGTCTGCTCCACTGATCATTGGGCCTGGATTGTCTTCAACTGCAACAATATTATCCAGGATGCTGGGACCTCTCTCTGTACCACTT aTAAGTTATTCAGCAACTTGCCCTTGTCTCAGTGACAGGGACAAGTTTACAAATTTTTTCAGAACCATCCCAAGTGATGTTTACCAAGCTCGAGCCATTGCCCGATTAGTTTTACACTTCAAATGGACTTGGATTGGAGCAGTGATAGCAAACGATGATTATGGTCATTCTGCATTACAG GTGTTTCAAGAGGAGATTCGAGGGAAAAGGATCTGTTTAGAATTTATTCAGACTCTGAGCTGGGAAAAACTAACAAATGATGCCAAAAAATCAGCAATTACAATTAAAACTTCAACTGCAAGGGTGATTCTGATTTTTTGCTGGTATACAGGAGTAATTCAACTCTTTCTTGAACTGGCCAAGAAAAAT GTGACTGACAGACAGTTTCTTGCCAGTGAGGCCTGGAGCACGAGAGATGATCTTCTGAAAAATGTTGCCCTCTCTAATTTGTCAAGTGGCGTTGTTGGTGTGGCCATTCGAAGTTCACCAATACCTGGATTTGGAAATTATATCAGAAATTTAAACCCATATCACCGTCCAGATGATGTGTTCTTTAGAGAATTCTGGGAACAACAGTTTGGATGTAGTCCTGGAGCT TCCCTTCAAAAATCTTCCCTTCCACCTTGCAGTGGAACAGAGTCTCTAGAGGATGTGCAAAATCACTTTACAGATATGGCGCATCTGAGGTTGACATATAATATCTATCTTGCTGTTTATGCAGCAGCTCACGCCCTTCACAGCCTTCTCTCCTGCCCAAACAGAGACAGTCCTACAAACAACAGCTCCACCTGCTCCTCTGCAAAACATATCAAACCCAGAGAG CTTTTACAGCACTTTAATAAAGTGAATATCTCCACACCACATGGAGAAATGTTTTACTTCCAAGGGGCTGATATTCCACCCAAGTATGACCTTGTCAACTGGCAGAAAACCCCTGAGGGTTCACTTAAACTTATGTTGGTTGGTCATGTAGATGAGTCTGATATCCACCTAAATGAATCAGCTATTCAGTGGAGCACAGGATCCAGTGAG GTTCCCGTCTCAGTGTGCAGTAAGAGCTGTCCCCCAGGTACCCGAATGGCCAACAGGAAAGGAGAACCTGTTTGCTGCTTTGACTGTATTCCATGTGGAGAAGGAGAAATTAGTAATATAACAG GTTCCCTCCACTGTGAACGTTGTCCATCTGAGTTTTGGTCCAATACTGAGCGAACTGTCTGTATACGTCGTCAGACAGACTTTCTTTCCTTTAATGAAACACTGGGCATTACTCTGACTACAGTAGCTGTGTCTGGTGTCATAGTGACAACAGctgtgtttgtggtttttctgtacTACCGTCAAACACCTATG GTCCGAGCCAACAACTCAGAGCTGagtttccttcttcttctgtcacTGAAGCTCTGCTTCCTGTGTTCTTTGTTATTTATTGGTCGTCCATCAGTCTGGTCTTGTCGGTTCCAGCAGGCAGCCTTTGGGATCAGCTTTGTACTTTCTGTTTCCTGTCTTCTGGTGAAGACCATGGTGGTTCTGGCAGCTTTCCGCTCAGCTCGTCCCGGTGCTGCAGCTTTGATGAAGTGGTTTGGTCCAGGTCTACAGAGAGGAAGTGTCTGCCTGTTCACCAGTGTACAG ATCATCATCTGCTCCATATGGTTATCTCTCAGTCCTCCAGTACCTCACCGTGACTTGGGTAtccaagggtcaaaggtcactctgGAGTGTGCCATGGCCTCTGTGGTGGGCTTCTCTCTGGTTCTGGGCTACATCGGTCTGCTGGCCTGCACCTGCCTCCTCTTGGCTTTTCTTGCCAGGAAACTCCCTGACAACTTCAATGAGGCCAAACTGATCACTTTCAGCATGCTGATATTTTGTGCTGTTTGGGTGGCCTTTGTCCCTGCTTATGTTAGCTCTCCTGGGAAATATGTGGTTGCTGTTGAAATTTTTGCAATCCTGGCCTCCAGTTATGGTTTACTGTTCTGTATCTTTGCCCCAAAATGCTTTATCATTCTTTTGAGACCTGAAAAGAACACAAAGAAACATCTGATGGCcagatga